Proteins from a single region of Osmerus eperlanus unplaced genomic scaffold, fOsmEpe2.1 SCAFFOLD_258, whole genome shotgun sequence:
- the LOC134016348 gene encoding proline-rich protein 2-like, whose translation MKRAPPPLPDKTKLCELEQADPLTCCLRPWCEPGMAAALSEHTSPQQQVPSNKSPATSPQQQVPSNKSPAASPQQQVPSSKSPAASPQQQVPSSKSPATSPQQQVPSNKSPAASPQQQVPSSKSPATSPQQQVPSNKSPAASPQQQVPSSKSPATSPQQQVPSNKSPATSPQQQVPSSKSPAASPQQQVPSSKSPATSPQQQVPSSKSPAASPQQQVPSSKSPAASPQQQVPSSKSPAASPQQQVPSSKSPAASPQQQVPSNKSPAASSQQQVPSSKSPAASPQQQVPKLGCIGRAGSLHTGLVSSPVPVWKCCGPQ comes from the coding sequence ATGAAACgcgctcctccacccctcccagacAAAACTAAACTCTGTGAGCTGGAACAAGCTGACCCCCTGACCTGCTGTCTGAGACCATGGTGTGAGCCTGGCATGGCCGCAGCTCTCTCAGAACACACAAGTCCCCAGCAACAAGTCCCCAGCAACAAGTCCCCAGCAACAAGTCCCCAGCAGCAAGTCCCCAGCAACAAGTCCCCAGCAGCAAGTCCCCAGCAACAAGTCCCCAGCAGCAAGTCCCCAGCAGCAAGTCCCCAGCAACAAGTCCCCAGCAGCAAGTCCCCAGCAACAAGTCCCCAGCAACAAGTCCCCAGCAACAAGTCCCCAGCAGCAAGTCCCCAGCAACAAGTCCCCAGCAGCAAGTCCCCAGCAACAAGTCCCCAGCAGCAAGTCCCCAGCAACAAGTCCCCAGCAGCAAGTCCCCAGCAGCAAGTCCCCAGCAGCAAGTCCCCAGCAACAAGTCCCCAGCAGCAAGTCCCCAGCAACAAGTCCCCAGCAACAAGTCCCCAGCAGCAAGTCCCCAGCAGCAAGTCCCCAGCAGCAAGTCCCCAGCAACAAGTCCCCAGCAGCAAGTCCCCAGCAACAAGTCCCCAGCAACAAGTCCCCAGCAGCAAGTCCCCAGCAGCAAGTCCCCAGCAACAAGTCCCCAGCAGCAAGTCCCCAGCAGCAAGTCCCCAGCAGCAAGTCCCCAGCAGCAAGTCCCCAGCAGCAAGTCCCCAGCAGCAAGTCCCCAGCAGCAAGTCCCCAGCAGCAAGTCCCCAGCAGCAAGTCCCCAGCAACAAGTCCCCAGCAGCAAGTTCCCAGCAGCAAGTCCCCAGCAGCAAGTCCCCAGCAGCAAGTCCCCAGCAGCAAGTCCCCAAGCTGGGCTGTATTGGCAGGGCTGGGAGCCTCCACACTGGGCTGGTGTCCTCGCCTGTCCCTGTCTGGAAGTGCTGCGGTCCTCAGTGA